Below is a genomic region from Medicago truncatula cultivar Jemalong A17 chromosome 3, MtrunA17r5.0-ANR, whole genome shotgun sequence.
AAAGTACTACTCATCTGTTAAACCTTCAAAGTAGAGATAGTCCAATGAGTATACCATTTTCTGTGGCAGCAAAGCCTTCCATCATTAGGACCAACAGAAAACCATATTGTAGAAGATATGATGTTATAACATCAGAATTAATCATGGTTCCAAAACATAAAACAGCCACCTTTCCTCAGTTGTCAAAACAAGGAGTTTCTGTTGCTGACCTACATGTACAAGAAGTTGTTGAAAAACAGTCTCAGACAAACATTTTTGACACTCTATGTTCTAGTAATTTCAAGCCACAGTTTGAGCCTAGTTTTCTCAAGGATGCCTATGAAATGTGCAGAAATATCTGTTCCGAGTATGCAAAGACATTCTATCTAGGTAAAAATCTAGAGTATGTGCTTCTAAATGCATCTTTGGAAATTGGAATCACGTGAGTTTAAGGAAATCACGGTAGAGCTATGATTTTGTCAAAGCTCCAAAGTTTTCTTTTTTGGCAAAATCACCGTGGCACGCTGGATTCTTCCAAACTCaccgtcaatccaaacatgcactaagtTAGTTTGGCCTTCATGCCTTATAATAagatgataatttattttttgttttgattcttaGAAACTTGATTGGTAAACAAACTTgacaattcttttaaaaaattatatcaaaatttcttGCACTCTTTTTGATACCATAGGTTTAACaatttccattttcatttcttaaacAGGAACTTTGCTTATGACCGAAGAAAGACAGAAGGCTATATGGGCTATATATGGTAGGAAATTACAATAGATCAAGATAGAAACAATGTTGCAATTAGTTTTGTAAGTCAAAATAtatcttatttattgaaatctTTGTTTGCAGTTTGGTGCAGGAGGACAGATGAGCTTGTTGATGGTCCTAATGCTGACTATATGAGCTCTGCTGTTCTTGATAGATGGGAAGAAAGATTGCATGACATTTTCAATGGATGTCCCTATGATATGCTTGATGCTGCTCTTACAGATACAATCTCCAAGTTTCCCTTGGATATTAAGGTAACAGCTAAAATTCCTTAACTATCAATTCTCATGCTTTCAGAATCAGATTAATATttaacactactagaaaaattgAATCAGCGATGAAAAATCACGAATATGTTCTGGTTGTATCTTGAAGTGTTTTTTCTGTTATAATTTTTGTCTGTAATTCAACTAATGAGATAATGCTTGTGTTTTATTGCAGCCTTTTAGGGACATGATAGAAGGTATGAGAATGGATACGAGGAAATCACGATACAAAAATTTCGAAGAATTATATCTTTACTGCTACTATGTGGCGGGAACTGTTGGTTTGATGAGTGTTCCAGTAATGGGAATCGCGCCAGAATCCCTTATCCCTGCTCAAAGTGTATATAAATCAGCATTATATCTTGGTATTGGAAATCAACTCACAAACATTCTTAGAGATGTAGGGGAGGAGTAAGTTTATAATTCTAACCGATTTGCTTCACTTAGTTGATATTCACTTTTCtgcttaattattttaatatgatatatgatattaattaaAGAATTATATGATTTGTTTGACTATAGTGCATTAAGAGGTAGAGTGTACCTTCCACAAGATGAACTTGGTGAGTTTGGTTTATGTGACAATGATGTTTTCTCAAGAAAGGTGAGTGAAAGATGGAGAGAGTTTATGAAACAGCAGATTGCAAGGGCAAGATTCTACTTCAACTCGGCAGAAGAAGGAGCTTCTCACCTTGATAAAGCAAGCCGTTGGCCGGTACATACATTTTTCGAATCTACTCAACcgcatataaaaaatataaaaacaattaagcATTGCATATAATCCTTCCTCACTGGTGATATTAGTTTAATCAATTAAGTTCGGTACGAGATTAATTTTCTCTAGACACTAGATTATCCAACTCCAATTATAAAGTGGAAGAAAGGCGTTGAATCAAATGATTTTTAAGATTGGCATGCATACCAATTAGTACATTATGATGCCATGATTATATGTCATTGAAGGTAATGAGTAGATATTAATATAGTTTATGTGTGATTTGCAGGTTTGGTCCTCATTAATATTGTATCGCAAAATCTTAGATGCAATCGAAGACAACGATTATGACAATTTGACAAAACGAGCTTATGTAGGACGAACTGAGAAGTTTGTGTCGTTGCCTGCAGCTTATACTAGATCTCTCTCAATTCCCAAAACCGAATCTCATGCTTCCTTCACAAGGCATATGTAGCAAATTTTTACCCAAAGGCTAGCGTTATTTGTTTATTGTGCAAAATGCATACcgcaaattaattaataagaaaaaaactagCTCAATATGGACCAGGAAAAATACTTGGCTTCAGTTCCAGAAATGAAAAACCATGGACTAAACAGTTTTACTATTCATATCAAAGTTAGAAATTCAAGCCATGGCAGCAAAGATGTATGACAAAATATATGTATGAATTGGTCAAGTActgtaattaaatataaatttgatggCTGTAAGTGTTTTGTATTAACAGGCGGAATTGACAGGTGAACTTATCTCAATTACTGGTTAtgagtgattatacaaattatacaaatatataaataaaataaaaacacctTGTTCATGTCAATATCATGCTCTTCTCGCACGGTTCCTTTTGTCAtatatcttttttcttatttggGGTTCGGCTATATATGCTCATGTATAAAAATTGACATGATAGAGTTGGGATTGTGAGTTCAGAATATTGTTTAACTATACTTTGGAGATTTGATGAcaaatatgaatgaataaaGATGTTGTATGTCACAACTAAGAGCAGTATTCATGAAAAAATAACGCGAAAGTTTTGTTATGAATATTCGGTATAGGAAAGTATAGCCGACCCCGCTTAATGGGAAAAGGCTTGGCTGTTATTGTATTTCGTAGAGGAAAGTATGACTACGGGCCTTTGAGACTTGATATATTGATTATTCACCTGGTTTTAAAGTTGAGCAGTCATGCAGGATGAAATCATACCCTTGCCTGTTGATTTTTGAACCAGTTTTTGGGGGCTGAAAATCGTTGAGGAGTCATGTTATATATTTGATTCTTTTAGATCAATGCTGATTAAGTCTCTTACTGCATAGTGCATAGACAAGTTATGTAGTAATTGGCTTAGTGATTACTTGTCTTACCTCACTGCATATTCAAGGAATTAAAGCTTCTCCCCCAGATATACATGCACTAATCTTAAGCAATAACATGAACAATTAAATAGTAATAGACTTTAACTCATTACACATAACTGTCACAAGGGCTAGGCCAATCCCATTAAGTATTGATTGAAGAAACAACTCAAAccaacaaataattgaaaataacaaGTTGCATCTGCCATGAACTAACAGTAACAATGATCCCAAAAGACAGCAATAATCAGAACATGCAAATACATATCATAAATAGAAATTAACCATATATAAGTTGGAGTTGAATCCTATGCTTAAACGACAAAATATAGCATCTATATCTTAACATTAAGAACAAGTGATATCAGACTTTCAATTTAGTCTTATGGATCCATCCACAGTTGATGTTTTGAATCTTGAGAATCTTCAAAGCATCATTTTTGGAATCGTGCACAACCAACTTCAAATCGATGCTTCGCAACTCATGAAAATTCAACAGGACTTAGGCATCctcagaaatatatatataaaaaagtctTGGCATAAGCAATTGAAAACAACAAGTTCCATCTGCCATTAACTAACAATAACAGTaatcaaaacatgcaaataaatatattatatacaaaaattaacaacatataagATGCGGTTGAATCCCATGCTCAAATGAAATAACATAGCATACCTTGACATTAAGAACAAGGTGATATCAGACTCTCAGTGTAGACTTTTGGATCCTTCCAACCATTTCTATTTTGAATCTCACGAATCTTCAAAGCATCAGTTTTGGAATCATATACAGCCAACTTCAATGGCACACATGCATCCAACACCACTTGGCCATCCTCAGAAAGATAGAAAGCCTTGTAAAAAGCACGCAACCTCGGACTTTGATCTTCCAAGTAAGGAACCTTGCACAATTTAGTCCAAGACTCTTTCTTTCCATATTCCTCCATAATCCAAACATCCATAAACAATTCATTACTTGCAAAGATGCACAGGTAATCCCACACCAATCCTAAGGTCCACAAATCCGTCTCCAAATCAGGCGGCAAAACCTCACAATATGACTCGTCCTCCAAATCAAGAGAAACAATTTCACGCTGAGAACCTGGACCATCATATGTCAACCAATGAACATAACCCGCCACAAATATTCCTGAATCAGGAATAAAGCTCCAAGATGGGAAGTCTTCAATCCTTCTCCAAGAAGACGTACCCATAGTATGAACTTCAACTGTAGTTCTCTTGACACAAAAGGTAATAGCAAAAACCTTATAATTATCGGCGAAAGGATCATACCCAAAAGTAAATAAGCAAGAAGGCGATCTTTTcagtgaaatatattttaaaggaGGCAatgttttgaatttattaatgAAAGGGTTCCACAAAACAGCGGAACTATAATCAGTGGTGAGACAAATGATGCCATCGCAAGAACACCATTCATAAGGAGAAGCAAATTCCTCTGTGAGACAAGTAGGGTAAGTGAGTTGTGTCTGTGGAACTGGAACGGTAGAAGTTGATAGAACAGATTGAATTGGGGAAACAATGAGAGCAAATCTGCCTGAACCGTTGTTAGAGCGTAAGATAAGGTGGTGGGGCGTGGTTGACGAATGAAGGTGCTTCTTTGCGAA
It encodes:
- the LOC11444158 gene encoding F-box/kelch-repeat protein At3g23880, which produces MEATVLSKRRKRRKRRSNRNPNIAISSPSPTVTEMQQSTETLTPQSRHAPPLPTLPFELVAEILCRLPVKLLLQLRCLCKSFNSLISDPKFAKKHLHSSTTPHHLILRSNNGSGRFALIVSPIQSVLSTSTVPVPQTQLTYPTCLTEEFASPYEWCSCDGIICLTTDYSSAVLWNPFINKFKTLPPLKYISLKRSPSCLFTFGYDPFADNYKVFAITFCVKRTTVEVHTMGTSSWRRIEDFPSWSFIPDSGIFVAGYVHWLTYDGPGSQREIVSLDLEDESYCEVLPPDLETDLWTLGLVWDYLCIFASNELFMDVWIMEEYGKKESWTKLCKVPYLEDQSPRLRAFYKAFYLSEDGQVVLDACVPLKLAVYDSKTDALKIREIQNRNGWKDPKVYTESLISPCS
- the LOC11437285 gene encoding phytoene synthase 2, chloroplastic, with the translated sequence MSIPFSVAAKPSIIRTNRKPYCRRYDVITSELIMVPKHKTATFPQLSKQGVSVADLHVQEVVEKQSQTNIFDTLCSSNFKPQFEPSFLKDAYEMCRNICSEYAKTFYLGTLLMTEERQKAIWAIYVWCRRTDELVDGPNADYMSSAVLDRWEERLHDIFNGCPYDMLDAALTDTISKFPLDIKPFRDMIEGMRMDTRKSRYKNFEELYLYCYYVAGTVGLMSVPVMGIAPESLIPAQSVYKSALYLGIGNQLTNILRDVGEDALRGRVYLPQDELGEFGLCDNDVFSRKVSERWREFMKQQIARARFYFNSAEEGASHLDKASRWPVWSSLILYRKILDAIEDNDYDNLTKRAYVGRTEKFVSLPAAYTRSLSIPKTESHASFTRHM